The segment ATGCTTTGCATGTAATGAGATAGTGGCTGCATGTATTCATACCATCCAGAAATGGAATGAAcactcctaatgcatagcagtttcactcctCCCAGGGTTTATtacaagcctgattagccaccgtgcatagctaacaagctcaggtgtgtcttatcaaGCTCATCGTTAAATCAGGAGTGGATCaacctgctgtgcaatgggagtctcaattaaatgcatttaattatCAGTCAAGAGCCATTTGCTGGACCACACACAGCTGCGCAGAAGTGCTTTTGCTCATGTGTCCCGATGCATATGGACCTTGCATCGCAGTACAGACCCTGCTGAAGTATCAGGAATGATCAGTCGTTCATCGGTTAGTCAGGGCCAGCAGTTTCCAggctgttcaataataaacatcTTTCCTCTTTCAGAGAGTCCAGAAGGAAAACTCCAGTGGCTGTTTGTCTGAAAGAGAATGAACGGCTATTTGAGGACGGAGCGTTGGGAGTGGTAAGGGATTGAGCTGCATTGGGGCGGGGGGGGGTGGATACAGCGTTAGGAGAGATAATGTTTTCTTAAAAGTTTCtcgatgtaaaataaaatgaaaactgtaGGTGAGCACTATCACTAAAGTGTTTTTTAATCATTCTAAGCTAAAACCAAAAGAAACAACTGTTTCAGCTAGTGTCGTCTTTGATGAAATTaaatagtctctctctctctctctctctctctagtcagCGAAGAACCCCAAGCTTGTGTTCCGCTATCTCCAGGGCATCCTTGGCAAGACGCTTGACAACCCCCAGGTGGCGCTGTACCAGAAACGCTTCCCCGAGCACCAGCTGGAAAAGGACGAGGTCAGAGGCACCGTGCTCTACAGAGTCTCGGAGTGAGTTGCATGGATTTAAACATCAAGCCGCTGTCAAACATGCAGACCAAGTATCCGTGTTCGCCGTAGTGTTTACATAGTGCCGGTGTAAACCATTTCttctgtctttttatttaattgaatacagATTTAGTGTTACATGCAATTTATAAAAAAAGTGACGGAGGACGACTTCTGATTATGttaaagtttaaatgtgtttaaagttTAATTAGGAAATTAAACGGAAGCCAACAAGCCCAATGACTGAATCGTGTTTGTTTCCAGTGAGCTTCGGTACTCTCCTGAAGAGATTCTGGGAATGGTCCTCAATTACTCCAGGAGCCTTGCGCAGGAATTTGCAGGTTGGATTCACGCATCCTTTAAATGCTGTTGAATGCTTTGTAATGTGTGTGGTGCAGTTGTGCTGCCATACCATGTAGTGTTTCACACATTCCATTACCTTTACATTTCTCATACTTGCAACAAACCGCTGAAGTAATGGTTTTCTGGTGATCACTGATGGTGTTCAGTAGTGACTGTTTCTGATTTTATCAGAgttttgttttaccttttttattatcCCTCCCACAGAGCAGCCCATCAAAGACGTAGTGATCACCGTCCCAGCCTTTTTCAATCAGGCAGAGCGCAGGGCAGTCCTACAGGCAGCTCAGATGGCAGACCTGAAGGTCCTTCAGCTCATCAATGACAACACGGCCGTCGCCCTGAACTACGGGGTCTTCAGGAGGAAAGACATCAACAGCACGGCTCAGGTGGGTTTGATAGAATCTCCTCCAGAGCTAGAAACACCCTGGGGTCTGTTTCAGTAACCTTGGTAGCACCGCATTCAGATTCATAGAGATGCTGGATGTGATGCAGATTACAACTGAAGCCACAGTGGGAGTTCTAGATAAGTCACACTTATTTTATAATGGGAGTTTTCACCATACATGGAGAGGCCCTATTCTTTGACACTTAACATTAGTGACACAGTGTTGTAGTGATGGATTTAGTTGTAGTGCATGGCTTAGTCGAAGCTAGTACCAAACCTCTTCAGGATGACTGCTAGATACGCTACAGCATGTGTGTAAATATCCCAGCTCTGTATGTGTAAATCATTGTGTCGTCCTCCTCAGAATGTGATGTTTTATGACATGGGCTCTGAAAGCACCGTGGCCACCATCGTGACGTACCAGAGCGTGAAGACAAAGGACGCAGGGACCCAACCCCAGCTGCAGATCAGAGGAGTCGGGTAGGTGACCGCAGTACCGCAGCCTGCAAGAGGCTGAGACTCCAGGGGGAAGTATTCAGAGAGGAACACAACGGTCTTAGTGGTGAAGCAACCGCTTGCAGAAAGGAGCTGATGTTTTCTTTCTAGTTTCATGCAGGTGCAAACACTGTCCGCTCTGTGTGTTCAGATCTGTCCACAGCAGGGGATCTCAAACTGGTTTTAATGGGGTTGTGTATGGCATGGTTATACAGGGTAGGGTTCAATGGGAGTTGGAATTGCCACCATGGTTATAGAGCTGTGGTTTGAGTGCCTCTGGTCTTCATCCCTGATTTCACACACCTTATCACTGCCACCTGGTCTGATCAGACCATTGCAGTGTGAAAGAGACCCCACAGCACAGGAGGACCTGCAGTCCTGGATGATGAAAATCTCTGCATCTCGCAACAGAAAGAGCGTTGACGGCTCCCCTTGTGTGCAATGGGTTTCTTTGTTAGGTTCGACCGCACGCTGGGGGGCTTCGAGATGGAGCTGCGTCTGCGGGACCACCTGGCCAAGCTCTTCAACGAGCAGAAGAAGAGCAAGAAGGACGTGCGGGAGAACGTGCGCGCCATGGCCAAGCTGCTGAAGGAGGCCAACCGCCTCAAAACCGTGCTGAGCGCGAACGTGGACCACATGGCTCAGGTACTGCATCTCCCACACCCCAGTCCTGTGCGAACGCTGGGTGTGTTTGTGCCTGCCTCTCTGTGTGCGTGCATATGCGTgcttgtctctctgtgtgtgtacgTGCACTTGTCCCATCCCCCAGTCCTGTGCTAATGCTGGGTGTCCCTGTGCAGGTGGAGGGGCTCCTGGATGACATTGACTTCAAGTCGCGGGTGACTCGGGCTGAGCTGGAGGAGCTGTGTGCTGACCTGTTGCAGAGAGTCCCTGGACCAGTGCAGCAGGCTCTCTCCTCTGCAGAGATGACCATGGTGAGTCCTGCTGCATGCAGCTCTCCATTCACCTGATGCCTTTATTCTCTCTGCCGGATGGGATGTAGTGAGGGAGGGGTATGCACTGGGGTGGGCAGGAACAGCCTGATCTGATCACGGGGAAGAGGATGTTCTGCTTGATGCCCTCCTCCAGTACACCTGTTTGACTTTATTCATGATGTCATTGGGCTGTTCTCGCATACTATAACATGTTCTGTGATAAatccacacattttatttttcaatgttcaTATCCTGAAATACAGAAACATTTTCAGCAGGCATTGCAAGAAAGCCTACCTTGTCTCAGTCAATGAatgatggatgtgtgtgtgttttatttgaatttctcTGCAGGACGAGATTGAGAGTGTGATCCTGGTTGGCGGTGCCACGAGAGTTCCCAAAGTGCAGGAGCTCCTGCTGAAGGCAGTGGGCAAGTGAGTCCCCTCTAAGGGAGGGTCTGAGAATTGGCACTAATGTTGGGTCAGCTAGTGCAAGACTAGGGCTAGACAGTGCTGGCAGAGTGTGGTGTCTATTGAATTGATCTCAAAGGTCATTCATCTAGCTGTGCATGTGTGTCTCTAGTGCATTTCTGTGTGAAGGATGGCAGGATTCCTGTCCACCTCCGTGCTGAGATGAATTGATTaaccccgtgtgtgtgtgtgtttgcagggaggagCTGAGTAAGAATATCAATGCTGACGAGGCTGCTGCCATGGGAGCCGTGTACCAGGCAGCCGCGCTCAGCAAAGCCTTCAAAGTGAAGCCTTTCCTGGTCAGAGACGCTGCCATCTACCCCATACAGGTGAGCCCCTTCCCCATCTACCCCATACAGGTGAGCCCCTTCCCCATCTACCCCATACAGGTGAGGGAACCCCCGTCCACACCAGGAGTATCGATTCCCTGTCTCTGAAGATAGATATTAAACTCCAGAGCCATGGAGGTGACATtcactgcttttgtttttttaaagaattgaGATTTTCAACATGCAAACTCATGCATTGCTATtgcaggctttttaaaaaaaaacattttatagtaTGACATTCCTCAAAGCGTAACCAAAAAGTTTAATGAATACACAATCCGATCTGAGAAATCTCGTGTGTCAGGAGACGTTTGAGCTGCTGTGGGTTGAGCTGAAGCCCTCCTGTGTGACGGTGTCTCTCTCAGGTGGAGTTCACCCGCGATacggaggaggatgaggagggtgTGAAGAGTATCAAACACAACAAGCGCGTCCTGTTCCAGAGGATGTCTCCGTACCCGCAGCGCAAGGTCATCACCTTCAACCGCTACACCGACGACTTCCAGTTCAACATCAACTACGGGGACGTGAGCTTCCTCAGCGAGGAAGACCTCCGGTACGTAACGCTGCCAGCGCTTCACACGGTTCCAATCTGCATGATCCTGGGCACTGTGACCCTGCTctgatttcaaataaatattcagcaggtttcatttgactttatatgaagcaaaattaattcattctatagggtgatgcaaaaccttttgcTGTACAAAGGCACCCTGTAGACTGAGCCTCCCTGGAGCTTCACAGTGCAGCTGTGCTGGTTCTGTACAGACTGAGCCTCCCTGGAGCTTCACAGTGCAGCTGTGCTGGTTCTGTACAGACTGAGCCTCCCTGGAGCTTCACAGGGCAGCGGTGCTGGTTCTGTACAGACTGAGCCTCCCTGGAGCTTCACAGTGCAGCGGTGCTGGTTCTGTACAGACTGAGCCTCCCTGGAGCTTCACAGTACAGCGGTGCTGGTTCTGTACAGACTGAGCCTCCCTGGAGCTTCACAGGGCAGCGGTGCTGGTTCTGTACAGACTGAGCCTCCCTGGAGCTTCACAGGGCAGCGGTGCTGGTTCTGTACAGACTGAGCCTCCCTGGAGCTTCACAGTGCAGCGGTGCTGGTTCTGATCTGGTTGTCCTCTCCTCCCCAGGATCTTCGGACCCCTCAACCTGACCACAGTGCAGCTGAGCGGAGTGGGGAGCAGCTTCAAGAAGCACGCGGACACAGAGTCCAAGGGGATCAAAGCACACTTCAACATGGACGAGAGCGGCCTCCTGTCCCTGGACAGAGTGAGTGTCCCTGTTTAATAACATCCTTCTTGGGTCCCTTCCTTTACCTGTACCAGCAGATCTCTAGAGCCTCTGTCGGACCCCTTTTGTGAGCTAAAGGTGTTTCTTTGCCTTCTGTCCAGGTGGAGTCTGTGTTTGAGACCATAGTGGAGGAGAAAGACGAAGAGTCCACTTTGACAAGTGAGTTTCCATGCAGCTGCAGCGAGTCTCTCCTTCCAGTCAGCCAGTGTCTCTCCTTCCAGTCAGTCTCAGTGTGCTCTTGGTTGCTCTTCAGCTTGTGAAAGTCCTTGATTGTGATTTACTGTACTGCCCTCGTGTAAAGTCCTGTTGGTATGTGATGGTTTGAAGAcggaggagtgtttgtgtttcctgCACCTCCCCTGATCAGGATGGGTTTTGCTCTTGTCCTCTTCAGAACTGGGCAACACCATTTCCAGTCTGTTTGGGGGTGGCAGCTCGGAGCCGAAGGAAAATGGAACCGAACCAGTTCAGGTGAGCGCTTTGATTAtctcgtttatttatttttttatattgttttactgcTTTCTAGATCGAACAGAAGTGCAACCAGAAATATAATGCAATTTCAGAAATATGaaagcaatgtttttgtttttttgttattgttattatgtaCTTTGCGGTTATCCataaattctatttatttatttatttttacaaattaaaagagAAAGTCTAACTGCACCCATGACCTATAAAACATGAAAGGAATCAAATCAATTCAATGTCAAATGTTTTGTCTCGAAGTCTTTCAGTGTTTTCAACATTTCTAAGTTCAACTGACAACAGGAGCACATTTTAGACCTTTTTAATGAGGTGAAGAATATAATCCCCCTGGTCCACCCCTCATCAATGC is part of the Acipenser ruthenus chromosome 39, fAciRut3.2 maternal haplotype, whole genome shotgun sequence genome and harbors:
- the LOC117966543 gene encoding hypoxia up-regulated protein 1-like, yielding MGRRMTLWALFCFLAACLPSHTDSIAVMSVDLGSEWMKIAIVKPGVPMEIVLNRESRRKTPVAVCLKENERLFEDGALGVSAKNPKLVFRYLQGILGKTLDNPQVALYQKRFPEHQLEKDEVRGTVLYRVSDELRYSPEEILGMVLNYSRSLAQEFAEQPIKDVVITVPAFFNQAERRAVLQAAQMADLKVLQLINDNTAVALNYGVFRRKDINSTAQNVMFYDMGSESTVATIVTYQSVKTKDAGTQPQLQIRGVGFDRTLGGFEMELRLRDHLAKLFNEQKKSKKDVRENVRAMAKLLKEANRLKTVLSANVDHMAQVEGLLDDIDFKSRVTRAELEELCADLLQRVPGPVQQALSSAEMTMDEIESVILVGGATRVPKVQELLLKAVGKEELSKNINADEAAAMGAVYQAAALSKAFKVKPFLVRDAAIYPIQVEFTRDTEEDEEGVKSIKHNKRVLFQRMSPYPQRKVITFNRYTDDFQFNINYGDVSFLSEEDLRIFGPLNLTTVQLSGVGSSFKKHADTESKGIKAHFNMDESGLLSLDRVESVFETIVEEKDEESTLTKLGNTISSLFGGGSSEPKENGTEPVQDEEESQAEGGKEEEEPAQKEGDAAPEEKQETGDKPEGEAQAETKAETKGEGEKSEENTESQDKKEGESAGKEEEKKEEGEAEGQGEGGKKEEKEEEKQPKPKKKSKISEEIGVVLQINDVLHLTAEQIDSSKTKLQDLTDRDLAKHEREKILNTLEAFIFETQDKLEQEEFQAVLTGEEKEQISGKLSEASGWLDEDGYSADTKELKEKLSELRKLCKALFFRVEERRKWPDRLAALDSMLNHTAFFLKSARQIAEDEQIFTEVELNTLEKVINETTTWKNATVAEQEKRPATERPVLLSKDIEAKLGLLDREVKYLLNKAKFAKPKPKAKPKDNSTKTEPERNGTAQDQEKVIQPTGEEETKTEGTEAPEPVKPADEPPTAEADGKDTSSQPEPTEPLELEATPTPASTESSSKPESHLEDEL